From a single Phaenicophaeus curvirostris isolate KB17595 chromosome 8, BPBGC_Pcur_1.0, whole genome shotgun sequence genomic region:
- the LOC138723430 gene encoding flavin-containing monooxygenase 5-like isoform X2, with protein sequence MGGVTEEEALLELGCCLASWLRAAQQRPSRSSRPAPAAAALSPGRDPAVEGSMAKRVAIIGGGSSGLCAIKACLQEGLEPICFERTGDIGGLWRFEEHPEEGRASIYRSVIINTSKEMMCFSDFPVPEDFPNYMHNSKIMEYFRMYAQRFNLLRHIRFRTSVRRMAKCPDFTTTGQWEVVTESDGKQETAVFDAVLVCTGHHTEAHLPLSTFPGIENFKGRYLHSRDYKDARDFTDKRVVVIGIGNSGSDLAVEISQTAKQVFLSTRRGAWVLNRVGDEGYPIDTVLTTRMNTFLKDLLSLSMTNNYMEKRLTARFDHSHYGLKPKHRVFDQHPTINDDLPNRIISGRVLVKPNIQKFTETSAIFDDGTREDIDVVVFATGYSFSFPFLAGYVKVVENQIPLYKFMFPPHMEKPTLAFIGLIQPLGAIMPISELQCRWATRVFKGLNKLPPRQDMEADIKQKKEAMAKRYVKSQRHTIQVDFIPYMDELASQIGVKPNLLRLLLTDPRLALEVFFGPCTPYQYRLQGPGKWAGAREAILSQRQRIIKPLQTRHVEECPMDPAMPLVFKLVGAVAILAVIFAYL encoded by the exons ATGGGAGGCGTGACGGAAGAGGAGGCCCTGCTGGAGTTAGGCTGCTGTCTGGCGTCATGGCTCAGGGCAGCCCAGCAGAGACCTTCGCGCAGCTCCCggcctgctcctgcagctgcag CACTGTCCCCAGGCAGAGACCCAGCAGTGGAGGGCagcatggcaaagagggtggcCATCATTGGAGGGGGCAGCAGCGGGCTGTGTGCCATCAAAGCCTGCCTGCaagaggggctggagcccatCTGCTTCGAGAGGACCGGAGACATCGGAGGGCTCTGGAGGTTTGAG GAGCACCCTGAAGAGGGCCGAGCTAGCATATACCGTTCTGTAATCATCAACACCTCCAAGGAGATGATGTGCTTCAGCGACTTCCCCGTCCCTGAGGACTTCCCCAACTACATGCACAACTCCAAGATCATGGAGTACTTCCGCATGTACGCCCAGCGCTTCAACCTGCTCCGCCACATCCGCTTCAGG ACCAGCGTGCGCCGCATGGCCAAGTGCCCCGACTTCACCACCACGGGCCAGTGGGAAGTGGTGACGGAGAGTGATGGGAAGCAGGAGACGGCCGTCTTCGATGCTGTGCTGGTGTGCACTGGGCATCACACTGAGGCTCACCTCCCACTGAGCACCTTCCCAG GCATTGAGAACTTCAAGGGCCGCTACCTCCACAGCCGAGACTACAAGGATGCCCGGGATTTCACAGACAAGAGGGTTGTTGTCATTGGGATTGGGAATTCAGGGTCAGACCTGGCCGTGGAGATCAGCCAAACAGCCAAGCAG GTCTTCCTTAGCACCCGCCGAGGCGCATGGGTCCTCAACCGTGTCGGAGATGAGGGTTACCCCATCGATACTGTCTTAACCACTCGCATGAATACATTCCTGAAGGACCTGCTGAGCCTGTCCATGACGAACAACTACATGGAGAAGCGGCTAACTGCGAGGTTTGACCATTCGCACTACGGCCTGAAGCCAAAGCACAG GGTCTTTGACCAGCACCCAACCATCAACGATGACCTGCCCAACCGCATCATTTCGGGCAGAGTGCTGGTGAAGCCAAACATCCAGAAGTTCACGGAGACATCTGCCATCTTTGATGATGGCACCAGGGAAGATATCGATGTTGTGGTCTTCGCCACAGGATACAGTTTCTCATTCCCCTTCCTCGCGGGTTATGTGAAGGTGGTGGAAAACCAGATTCCGCTCTACAAATTCATGTTCCCCCCTCACATGGAGAAACCGACTCTGGCTTTCATTGGCCTCATACAGCCCCTAGGTGCCATCATGCCCATATCTGAGCTCCAGTGCCGTTGGGCCACTCGTGTCTTCAAGG GGCTGAACAAGCTGCCCCCACGGCAGGACATGGAGGCTGACatcaagcagaagaaagaagcaaTGGCAAAGAG GTACGTGAAGAGCCAACGGCACACCATCCAGGTGGATTTCATCCCCTACATGGATGAGCTTGCAAGCCAGATTGGGGTGAAGCCCAACCTGCTCAGACTCCTCCTCACCGACCCCAGGCTGGCACTGGAGGTGTTCTTCGGGCCCTGCACACCGTACCAGTACCGCCTGCAGGGGCCGGGCAAGTGGGCAGGTGCCCGGGAGGCCATCCTCAGCCAGCGGCAGCGCATCATCAAGCCCTTGCAGACGCGGCATGTGGAGGAGTGCCCCATGGACCCTGCCATGCCCCTTGTCTTCAAGCTGGTTGGGGCTGTGGCCATCCTTGCTGTCATTTTTGCTTACTTGTAG